From the Elaeis guineensis isolate ETL-2024a chromosome 16, EG11, whole genome shotgun sequence genome, the window aaaataatgacaAATCTATGCAATAATGACAGATAACTGATATTCATGCAAGGCTTCACATACAACTAACTCAATTCAACTGATAAAAGAACAACCTCTCTAATAGATAACTATTATTACCATACGAGGTACTCGTCCTAAAGCTCATATAATCTAGAATCACTACTGCCCCCAAGTAAAATTCTATAGGATTGCCTGTAAAACAATCTGAAAATATAACCAAATTCCCATGAAGGAATAGATTTTTATTATCTCCCCCTTCAAAAGCTAAACCGTATTTACATATACAATTAGACACTTTGAAACAAGCACAATTAAATTTTTGGTAATAAGTTAGTTCACAATAAACATTATGTAATGTAAATTTTTTGCTAGTTCTAATTAACCaaataaaaataacaataaaagaAGAGAGATCAAATGACAGGTAAAACTCCTAACCAAATTGACCATTATCATGAAAGATCCCACCATTCTGTGCATGAAACCACAAGAACCTATAAGCACATTCATATAACACCTGCTCATGAGGAGCCAGAGATCCTACATATGAGAACAAGTCTGGAGCTACCTGCAGAACTATTGAACATCCAGAAACATATCAAAATACATGTGGTCACTACTAAATTGTGTTACTTAACCTTGTCCAAATGTGATCAGTCCAAAAATATCAAAATCTTCATCATCACCTCACAAGGAGACGAATATTAGCTCAGATATTTCCTAAATTTTCAGTGCAGCTTTGTCCTAAACTAGAATATTACAATCCTGAAATAGCCAAATCTTTGACCATCTtagttttttgaagttaaaaccaTACTTGAAATGAATGTCTCAGACATCTTAATACCTCTTAATACTGCATGTTGATGCATAAAATCCAGCAGGATAGTAGGGTCCTTTTATCCTTGGTTATTGGGTTGGAAGTAAAATACGACATAACTACATCTGTCCTTTTCAGTTAACGACCTTTGTTAAGCATGGCTTCAAACTTGACTTAACTCACAAAGATGACCCTGGACTTCTTAATACGGCCAGGAATGAAGTTGATAGTCAGGACAAGAGAAAATATAACTGAAAATGAATCATCACacagaaaggagaaaaaaaaggaagaatctATCAGTGAACATATTTTTTCCTCTATCTTTATCCTTGGACTATCAAGAGTCAGCCAATGACCCACAAGTCTATACAAGATTAATCTTAAACACGATCCACTATGACTATCAATGCAAATCAAACTTGAGAAACCGAGGCTATGAAATTTTGTTAGGTAAAGAATGTCATTCAGATTATTGACTTAATTTGAAACAATTGTGTGATCCAACAGAAAATTCACGTCCATATTTTACAGATTAGAATGATGAAAGCTTTTGGAAAATCATAGCATCAAAACTTGGAACTTCATTGTATGATTTGAGGTAGCATTTAAGCTTGGTGTTAAGACCAaatcttttttccctttttgacAATCAAGAACACATCTTTTTCGCCCTCTATAGAGTGCTTCTCCTGTGCTATCCACATACTCCAACAAATTGTATGGGCCTACTACTCTCATTTCCAATCCACTATAAGTTTGATATTAGCAAACAGTAATAAATTACCGTGCAGATAGGAATTAAACATGACTATAAACCTGAATAAGGAACCACACAACAGGATTCCCAAGATTAACATAATTACCAATCAGCTAATTTGATTGGACAGTGATCATAACAAGGTGAACAAGCATGTTCTTTTGTTATTGTAATATGCCACAAAGGGGAATAAACACACAAAAAAAAGAGTACCTCTAAATGAAGAAATAAAAGATAATCCAATCAAGAATATCATTCAGTAAAATTGTTACAAACACTTCACAACATATGTCTGTGAAGCATTATACCCAACTTTTCACTCTAAAAGTCAAAATAcacattaaaaaaaagagaaggtcCTTCACTTCAGTGTACCTAATGTTAATATAGTTCCTAATGAGTTAGGCCAAATGAAGTAATGGTCTAACACTGAGAAGATAgatgaaggaaaagaagaaaaagaaaccaaaGGAGAAAATCAATATCGTCAACCACAACAAAACATTATATAGCTACCCAAAAAATTCAAATGATAATCATGATCGTGAGAACTATTGCAATTATTAACCTTCATTGATTCATCCCAGGAGGCAGTAAAAAATATCACATGTCATTTGATTGTGGAAGTCTAAAGCAAGGATCAGGAAGCTCCTCCATgctaaatggtatcttgatacatACTGTACCAGAAGATATCAATATGATACAATGGTTTGCATCACTGTAGTTTCCTGCAAGTTCGTGTTTTTATTGCAGCAGCCTGCACTGGTGCATATGAAACTGATATAGGTTAGCCTTATATGAAGCAATACAATCCTATGCCCTGCTTTCATATCAAAACTGTTTCTAACAATCCTGAATAGCTTCATTCTATTTAGACATTCTGGAACCCTTCCtcgttgatttttttcttttctttttgcattcttTTTCGTACTAGATCTATAGATTGTGCATGCCACTGACTAAAAATCTTTGTTCCACATGGGACTAAAGAAATCAAGGTGACTCATGGTACATAAGCTTCTGCAAGTTCCAATAATCATCACAAATATAAGAAAATCTATGATTCTATTTATCAAAAGTTCAGTACAACATTATGTTTGTTTAAATGAATCTACACACTAATACAGACAAATTAGAATTGGTCTATACTTTAAACTCATAAATAATGCAGTATATCTTTGCATGCCAGATGTCGACATAGTCTGTCGACCATATCAGCCTCTAACAGGCATGGGCACAAGAAATAATCCTTGACAACAAGCAACAAGAAATAAAGGGCATGCTATCCTCAAAACTAGAAATAAAGGACCTGTCTATGTTGGATTCACAATATATATTGTTTCAGCAGGTCCTGCAAGGTGCAGGATTGTGCAGCGGTACACGCTATCACGCAACAATTCAGGTTTGACCATGTTGAATAGCTTCAAGATGCTACCATTACCAAACATTAGTTAACAAGTGTCATATAGCAAGGAATGGACCATATGGAAACATGAATCAAGCACCTTGTAGCTATAGCATAATTGCAGTAGGGAAAGAGATAAGGTATGGAACAGTGCAATGTCAAGAAAAGAAAGGCAATTGTAAAAAATGTGAAATAAGAAATGAACAAATTTCAAGTCTCTTTTTTGAAGTAGAGAGTGATTAGGCATGGCACGGAGAAATGTCAAGAAAAGAAAGacaatactaaaaaaattaaaactttgatATAAGAAACAGAGAAATTTCTTCCAAATCTCTTGTGCTCGAATCCCCTTGAAATTTATCTTCACGTGAAGTAAACTAATTGCAAAATGGATTCCATCCTTTTGCCTCAACCACTTTCCGTGTTCCACAAGAAGTCGGTTTTTAAGCTCCTCAACTTCCTCATTGCATATGAAATTGTCTTAAAGTAGATTTTAGAACACATGCAAATATGTCGGCAATATCAACCAACTAAAGCTTACCACCAAATGTTAAAACTTCACATTTCCAACTAGCCCACCTCCTATAATCCTGGTCAGTCTTATGTCATGTTTTAGCAAGAAAAATGAAATTGAGCTATTTTCTATCAAAGTTCTACTTCCCATTGACTTACCACAAACCCCTATTTTTTTGCTGGAAGACTTACTGAATTTAGttgatgtcatattatatttatcaaattattcatgtatatatacatgtgtacacacacacacacacacgtgtatacacatgtctatatatatacatgtacatatatatcgaTTACATgtgtatatacatgtacatatatatcgatatacatgtgtatatacatgtacatatatatatatatatatatatatatatatatatatatatatatatatatatatatatatatatatatatatatatatatatatacatatatatatatatatatatctccttACTTCATTATACTTATTTTGGCTACCCTACTCTCCAGTTGCCAGCCATGAAGCTTGCAGAGCACCTCAGTGGCCTCAAGCCACTATCCTACCACCTGCTAGCTTCGAAAACATTGATCTGTCATGTGCTTTATGTTATCTCTACCTGAACAATATAGATCCAGAAAATCAATAAATTATATAGCATGCATCCTGTAAGGTGTGCGCTCACCTTAGCACTCTCTTCTTCCAACCAAGTTATTACAATGGCACTGTTATTGTAGCTTAGCCCACTCATACATTCAAAGCATGAGTTAAAGATCAACTTTTGGTGCTTTTACACCAAATAGAATGACaacatcaaaaaaatcaaagcagATAATAGATTCCTATTACACTTTTTAACCTTAAAGATATTTTGCAAAATTCTTATCCACTTTTATCAATTTAAGATCCTAGTAAGTTAGGCAAAACAAGAAAAAATAaggtgtaattttttttaaaaaaaaactggacCCAAGAGAATATTACATATGCCATCATTTGATTGTCCCAATGCAACAATACTCAAATCCCACCCTTCCTGAAAAGTACCACAAGGAACAACAGATCatattagaatatatattttctaATCCCAAGATTTAAAACTTTTGTTTGGAGCACATTTCCATCCAAACTTAGGGCCACAATCTTCTAGTGGCTCGGTTCATTATATTTGGTTTCATATCAAAAGATATGAACatgataaatacaaaaatatttaaaaattgataCTAGAAGATCTTGAACAAATCCAGGAAGTAAAAAAAATGCCATGCTAATAGTATTTGGTGCGCTTTAAGATTGCAATGTTTTAAGACCATAATATTATATGTTTGAAATTGCACAATCATTCTtaaaaaagaaattagatcttGTAACTGACTGCCAAAAATGGTTAGGGCACTTTCCCTTGAGAATATGGCATTGGAAATGATACATAAAACCAAAGCAAGAAAAAGCAACTGAAAATAGTGATGAATGAGGTGAATGGAAACAGGTGTCAAAAGAATATGGGAAACAAAAATGAAAAACAATAGGAAGAATTGGGTACTATGCATTCCTCCTTGCACTTTCTTGTATCTCTAAAAACTTCATCCATAGTATTTTCCCTTGCATTGGCAAAACAAATTCAAATAAATCTCACAGATAGATTCCGCAAAAGTCATCAATAACATGGGAAATGGGTCTACAGAAATTGGTAGATAGTCAATTAGAACACCAAAGAAATTGCATGACTATTACATTTTACTAGAATTGTTTTTGAAGGCTTGGCATGTAATCCAAGCGATATTGTGCATAACAGGCTGAGGCCAAGGCAAAACATTTTGGCCTTTCCTGCTTCCTAGTTCATTCAAATGAGCCATAAATAGTAGCATCTCTTTTCAGCCAAAATGTTGAATTATACTAAAAAGGCGCATATAAGAAAAGACAACCTCATTCTTCATTGCAAAGCCAAGCATCAAACATTCAGAAGCACTAAATTAGCAATAATCCATCCATCCTCCAGAAACAAACATAAATGCATCAGCTCCCAAATATGAATGAACTACATAAAAATGGGCCTTCTGCTTTCCATACAAAGCGTTGACTTTCAATTTGTAGAACCAGGTAAGCAACCAAGATCGAACAAATTGCTTAGGAATCACCACTCCTTTATTTAGAAGAAAGAAATCAATACATACATATAGGtagggtggtggtggtggtggtggtggtggtgggtgGATATATGTATGCAAATACACACACgttaatcttttcaaaatttcaaTCTTCATACTATCTCTAATTTTTGTTACACATTATCATGATTGTAGACAATCTTATAATTATGGTTCTAATAGTCTAATATGACATACATTCCAATAGATCAACTTGTATTAGATAGTGGTCCTCAACAAGATTCACCGTCTTGGTACCGAATCCTGTACCTGATACCATCCTATTACAGTATTGATACACGGTTCAGTATGGCACGAGATAGCATCCCGGTATAAGACCGGTACGGAATGGTATAGTAGGCCCATGCCAGTGGTATGGGGCAGTAGAGCAAAACATGGTCCTCATTCTAACACCCAACAAATTGGCTCTTTAATCTTCAACTCAAGAAAATTCCTTGCATTGCATCTCTTCCTCAAATAAACTGCCATTCTCATTTTTGTTACCAACCTCAAGAGTCTCTTCACAATTCTGATTAAAACTTCATGATGCCAGTCCAAAAAACATAATTTTAGCACAGCTAGAGTTTATCTGGAAAATAGcttttttttttaaccaaaaataatttaaataaacacAATGCCCCTTTCCTTAAGTCTCATTCCACCGAGCGCTACTTATGCAATCCAGATCCAGGTACTCTAATTAAATCTGCTCAAACCTAAAGGAATACAGTGCATAATCATCCACAATAATTTCAAGAATTGTAGTTAAGATATTTAATCTGCAACTCTATTTTTTATCATCACATCTTTCAAGGCCTGCACTAATCTATTTAATAATCTTCATTAATAGTTTCAGAACTCCCAATATCTTCCTCTACCTTGTAACCAAATTTAGTCAACTGCAGGTTTCCTAATTTTCCAACTCCATATTAAGTATATGGCTATCAGTGACTTTCCAAAGTTTCCCTGCTCAACTTTTTAAATCAGGAACACTTACAAAACCCCTCAAAGGCATGCAAGAATAGCCCTCAATCATTTCCTAGGCTCAATAACTGTCTACGACCGTCACAATTAATTACAAGAATCCATATCTTTTCATGTTGGGAACACGAATATATTTAGAAAACAATGATGAATATTAACAATAGACTAAACCACAAGTGCAACAGTATACCACATCACTTAAAAAACACACTGAAGTGAAAAACTGGTGCTGGGCACTTAAACCTTGGCATCAGGGACCATCTCATTTCATTCATCCTTCCAAGGAAAAAATATAATAAGTTACATAAAATCACCGAGACAACTTGAGATTTAAAGTCTGTGTTCATTTTGATTGGAATTGTCTTAATTACAACCTGCATTCATTTTGATTGGAATTGTCTTAATGACAACCAAGCAAAACTAAGCTAATGCTTAAAAGTTAAATATGAATAAGTTGGACAATATCAGTCAGCTAATGGCATCaatcattttttattcttttgtgtaaccaaagaaaaaaaagaatcaatCAATTCACTACTTTCCTACCCTGGGAAGCTACAGCCACCAAAATATCCTTGATACTACGGATGTGTGATGGAAAAACACAAATTTGTCTCAATCAATTCCAGATTTTAATGcaaaggctctctctctctctctctctctctctctctctctctctgtgataATTATTCTAGCAAAATTAATCTTAACTAAAGCAAATTTGCACATCCACATTCAAAactcaatttatattttttttattaaaaaaagataTTGCAAATTCAGAAAACAATATCTCTATCTTATTTGGACAAAGAACATCAATTAGATTTTACTACTTTATCAAAAGTTATTTAGCTTAAAGCATTAGCACTCATGCCAATATCTCATAATGTTTTTGATTCTTACATCTAGAATTAACTTGACATTAATATTAGTTATGTAACAGTATCTTTGACCCTTCTCTTTCTTAGTTTTCCTAATTGTCTTGTTATCATTAGGAGATCACATGCTGATCATTGGAGTTATCAAACTTCATCTATGCACATGATTATTGGTCATATAATTTATTGTTGGATTTATTTTGGAAGAGCATCTATTAGAAGATATACCAGTTGAATCATAATAACTCACTCTAGATACCCCAATATTGTCAGTAGTAGCAAAATATGACATGGGCTCACAGTGTTTTAGCATCTTTGAAGGTAAGAATTGAACATCGATATATCGTAAAACAAACAAAGGCAAGTCTACACATGCATGACCAGATTGAACTTCATGTCACCAACAATTGCCTTCTGATTAAGTATAAGGAAAAGCTTTACCCATTAAAAAACTGTAAATCCTCGCACCGCAGAACCAAAGATAAAGCATCAtactatttaaaatataaataagtaCACACAAGTGATTATAGGTCCAACTTGGCGGTAAAGGGTAAAATCATATATAGCTGATTCTTCTGAAAATACAATGAAAAAGAAACTAGCAGCTCATATACACTATATTTAAACAAAACTAACAGCAGTTGCACTACATATAAGAGTGACAATGCAAAATCAAAAATCGATGAAAAGAAAACATCAAAGTATTCCAAATTAACTCACTCGATTAAAGCCAGCAATCAATGAGATAGGAACCCAACCCTGGACATCCATCTTCTGCCTCAAGTATATGTCTTTACACAAGTTATCAGAACTgcaagcaaaatgacaaaaataaaTAACACAAAGTACCAGAACAAGGTCAAATGTTAATTAACTTCAGACTTTCGAAGTTACCTGAAATAATATTCTATCTGCTTCAATAACAAAGCACGCTGATGATCTGCTGCAGGAACAAACATTGTAGGGGGTATTGCATGTGGTACTTGGTGAGCAACAAAAGGCATGTTTCTGAGCGATTCAAGCGGTGGGTGGGCCGGGATGTAATATACAGGAGGAGGAATTTCTGATAAAGAGTTACAGACCATCAAAATAGAGAAACCTACCAAGAGACGAGAGATTGTGACAACCAAAGACCATGTAGCTTACCGGGAAAGCCCATGGGGCTTAAGAAAGGCCGGACCTGTGGATGAGGGGTGACAAATGGTGCTGAAGAAGGTGGAGGTTGCCTGGGGAATGGCCGGGGATGACCCCGATGCTGTTGTGGCGGCGGCAGCATGTGAGCATCTCTCCCACTAAAGCCTCTGGGAGTATTCCAATCCCTCCGGCTACGATAGGCTCCATGATGTGACCCACTACCACCACTGTTGCCCCTGCGATTGCCACTGTAGCCGCCATGGTGATCCCCTGAACCATGTTGCCTAGGTGTGAACCCGTTGCTCCTCGAGCCATGATCCCAATTGCTATTGCTCTTGTTGGGATGATCGGTAGGAGAAGGCTCTGGGCGAGACTGTTTGTCAGGGATGATCGGAGCTGTCTCGGCCGAAGCCGGTGGTGATAAAGGTGTTGGCGGTCCATCATTGGTTGATGCACCACTGCTACTGCCGCCGCCTCCATGAGAATTCGGATTGGATTTCTGGCGGATAGGTGTCGCATGGTTCAGAGTAGAATTAGGGTTTCGGTGATTGGAATTTGGCTTCTGCAAAGGAGACGTGATCGCAAGAACCCGATTccaagaagatcaaagtcaatagATGGGTTTCAAGCAACATGCAAGCATGGAAAAGGAATAAAAACtcaaaaaattttgctaaattactttaaaaaaaaaaatcagtgaaagaattaaggatcgcaccATGGGAGCAGAAACTGATCCATCTGAGAAAGCCTTCAAAGAATCCGACGACGATAATTTAAGAGAAGCCTTGGTAGACTCGGAGAGAGGAGGCCAGGAGTCGGCCCCCATGACGGGGCCTGCCTCATTGAAGCCATTGGACGGCATGTTCCAAGCCGGTTTCTTCCCTCGGGCGGCGGCATTGCCGTTGCTCCCCTGGTCCGGGCTCTCGCACGACGGCGGCGGCGGCACGGAGGACGAGGCCTCGTTCTCCACGTGGGGCGGGGATCGATCGGAGGTCTCCGGGTGGGAGATCGAAGCGGGCCGCGGCGGGGATTGGGACGCGGCCGGGGCGGCCTCGGGCTCGCCGCGGACGACTTGGGCCCAGGGGGTGGcgccgccgccaccgccgccgccgcagCGGGGGGCGGGTTGGGCGGAGCGGGGGTTCCTGGAGGACGGGTCGGAGGCTGGCGACATCGCGGGGGACGCTAGGGTTAGGGTCCCGATAAAGGATCGGCGAGCTCCCGGAAGCAAAGAGGAGAGAGCGAGAACAAGAAGCGAAGTACGAGAGAGGAGATGGCGGCGGGAGTGAGGTGGGGAATTAGGGGATACTCTGTAGGGTTTAGCGAAATTCTATTTAGCAATGTATGATCCGATGTGGAGCGCGACGGGGAGGGGCGttacgtctctctctctctctccgtctCTGGGTTCCTTCTTTGCTTTTGAGGGGCGGAAGAGGAGCTGCTGCAGGGGgtgtttgtttttgtttttgtttttggtttttttgttttttttgttttttttttgtttttttaatttaTGGTGGCAGGAATTGCCCCCTGCCGTTTCCTCTTTTGACTCTGACCACCTTCTCACCCTCTGTTCAATAAGTTGGGCACAGGTTTGCCGTGTTACTTGCTTAATTTGTGCGCAGATTTGTCGTGTTACTTGCTTTGGTCTGACACCAAGGTTAAGTGCTTTCTCACCTAAGCAATGCTATCTATCTTCCATTGATGTGGCTAGAAGATGACCATTTtgaaaaaaaacaagaaaagtGTTAGCAAGGAGGAAAATTAATTTATTGAACTTGATTCAAGAGTATAGACATGCTTTGTTTCATCATGAAGTTGATGTGTATTAGGAGGATTGGTGTGCTTTGTTTTGATCCCATTTCTATTATTTTCTACACATGAGACGTTTAATAGATGGACAAATTATTCATGTTAAACTTCGTGATAACAAGTTTGATGGTTGCTACAAGTTTTAGAGGCATAACGCCCATTACTGAAGTTCATTTACAAGTTCGGAGATTAGAAAATTTGTTCCACATGTTATAGAACTTCACTTGAGACAAAAGGTATGCAAGTCTGACTGATTTGTTCTCACATTATTTTCTTCGTTGCTGTTTATAAACTTACTTAAGCTTTATGCAATTCTTTGGTAAAAGAGAGTCTTAAGCTACTTTCCATGATATTGTCTATCTTGCTTTGGTAGTAATTGGGTTTGCAAGAGCAAAGACCATTAGCTAATAACTAATATATTAGAAGTTAATTATAGTTTATTCAAATGATAGTTAAATCCAAAACTATATTTTTAAGGTAATAAATTTTCAAGTTAGCTAAAAGTTTCATATGCCCCATGTATGTTACGTGAAATCCTTTAGGATGTGTTTGGTTAGGGGTAATCTggtacagaaaaataaattccatatcagattatcatatttagtatgaaaaatgaaagagaaagaTGGTAAAAAAATTGATGGACCCTAAATTTATTATTCGAAGAGAGAAGATAAAACAAATACCATGAGAATGttgatatttgataaattctTGAGTGATGATAATTTatacttgataaaaatattctcaagAAAGCTACATATGTAATCATTGAATTTATTCTGATTCTTTTCAAATCCATTCAATGAAAagtttttgcaaaaaaattaagataaaaatgGTATTATGTAAAGGGctatgtgattatagtcattatataaaaattaattagagataaTAATGCTATCTtagtatcaaaaaattattttatattgaaggatatatttataaatttgatcatattcttATATAAATTTATCTCCAACCAAATATAGTAATCTTttttcagtattatttttcaGAATAATTTTTCTACCAACCAAATATAGTAAAAGTTATTTTCCTCCataattattttttcagataaatgattctcagattgcatttggtagctgACAATCTATCCAAATTGCTAGTAATTTAATATGATAATCTGGATTACTGCATTTGGTATACTTTTTAGATGGTAATTCAAATTGCCTTATAGGAAGTAATCTAGATTGCCTTGAGGAGGGGTGACTATCCATAGTACCACTTCTTTAGCAATGTTGCAATAAAAATTCTGGATAAGATTATCCcctaaaaaatcacataaaacccATTCCCCAACCCTCCCCCCACCCCCTTTCGCGTGCGCCCTCGGTCTGCGGCTCCTCCATCTCCCTTTGCTTCCCGCAGCTCCTCCGATCTTGTCTCCCACCACCCCTCTGTGGCTCCACATCTGTCTCAACTATCCCCACAGCTTCACACACACCCACCCTTCAGTGCCAGCGGTTTTCCAAACCCCCTTCGACTCGCCACTTTCCTGCGCTATCACTACACCCACATTACTCCCACCACTTCTCATCAGAGAAAAAGAAGAACACTTAGACAAAATTATTGaggttattttaaaattttgattttacattaccgataatctgattatcataccaaatatatcaattaagattttcagtaatttttttgCAACATTACCTGTGTCCTAATGACAATAATCAATATTACTAGTAATTTAATGATAGCAATCTATTCTGAAGGTAATTCATACTACCTTCTAAGATTGCCCGGTGATGCATACAGAAAAAATTTgataatttgataaatttatttttgtttgatatTATCAAGATGAAATTGTAAGATACTATATAGTTTCTTGACCTTACCTTGAAATTCTTCTTCTCTCTCGAAATCTTAAGGTAGTTTTGACTATAC encodes:
- the LOC105059652 gene encoding la-related protein 1C-like isoform X2, coding for MSPASDPSSRNPRSAQPAPRCGGGGGGGATPWAQVVRGEPEAAPAASQSPPRPASISHPETSDRSPPHVENEASSSVPPPPSCESPDQGSNGNAAARGKKPAWNMPSNGFNEAGPVMGADSWPPLSESTKASLKLSSSDSLKAFSDGSVSAPMKPNSNHRNPNSTLNHATPIRQKSNPNSHGGGGSSSGASTNDGPPTPLSPPASAETAPIIPDKQSRPEPSPTDHPNKSNSNWDHGSRSNGFTPRQHGSGDHHGGYSGNRRGNSGGSGSHHGAYRSRRDWNTPRGFSGRDAHMLPPPQQHRGHPRPFPRQPPPSSAPFVTPHPQVRPFLSPMGFPEIPPPVYYIPAHPPLESLRNMPFVAHQVPHAIPPTMFVPAADHQRALLLKQIEYYFSSDNLCKDIYLRQKMDVQGWVPISLIAGFNRGEKIRRRNDWVNWILPSPLNQYSTSAGPSSPATSNYDSLAARMHNVGLGEGAASHDSLQGQTHTEEVLSSSASGNQNDLSHFGEPNGEENGQGTGRTESD
- the LOC105059652 gene encoding la-related protein 1C-like isoform X1, whose translation is MSPASDPSSRNPRSAQPAPRCGGGGGGGATPWAQVVRGEPEAAPAASQSPPRPASISHPETSDRSPPHVENEASSSVPPPPSCESPDQGSNGNAAARGKKPAWNMPSNGFNEAGPVMGADSWPPLSESTKASLKLSSSDSLKAFSDGSVSAPMKPNSNHRNPNSTLNHATPIRQKSNPNSHGGGGSSSGASTNDGPPTPLSPPASAETAPIIPDKQSRPEPSPTDHPNKSNSNWDHGSRSNGFTPRQHGSGDHHGGYSGNRRGNSGGSGSHHGAYRSRRDWNTPRGFSGRDAHMLPPPQQHRGHPRPFPRQPPPSSAPFVTPHPQVRPFLSPMGFPEIPPPVYYIPAHPPLESLRNMPFVAHQVPHAIPPTMFVPAADHQRALLLKQIEYYFSSDNLCKDIYLRQKMDVQGWVPISLIAGFNRVKQLTNNIPYILDTIRGSNIVEVQGEKIRRRNDWVNWILPSPLNQYSTSAGPSSPATSNYDSLAARMHNVGLGEGAASHDSLQGQTHTEEVLSSSASGNQNDLSHFGEPNGEENGQGTGRTESD
- the LOC105059652 gene encoding la-related protein 1C-like isoform X3; its protein translation is MSPASDPSSRNPRSAQPAPRCGGGGGGGATPWAQVVRGEPEAAPAASQSPPRPASISHPETSDRSPPHVENEASSSVPPPPSCESPDQGSNGNAAARGKKPAWNMPSNGFNEAGPVMGADSWPPLSESTKASLKLSSSDSLKAFSDGSVSAPMKPNSNHRNPNSTLNHATPIRQKSNPNSHGGGGSSSGASTNDGPPTPLSPPASAETAPIIPDKQSRPEPSPTDHPNKSNSNWDHGSRSNGFTPRQHGSGDHHGGYSGNRRGNSGGSGSHHGAYRSRRDWNTPRGFSGRDAHMLPPPQQHRGHPRPFPRQPPPSSAPFVTPHPQVRPFLSPMGFPEIPPPVYYIPAHPPLESLRNMPFVAHQVPHAIPPTMFVPAADHQRALLLKQIEYYFSSDNLCKDIYLRQKMDVQGWVPISLIAGFNRVIFIQYKIVCVMFAGQAIDKQHTIYIRYYTRFKYSGSTG